The Collimonas sp. PA-H2 genome contains a region encoding:
- the typA gene encoding translational GTPase TypA, translating into MSNTPRAIRNIAIIAHVDHGKTTLVDQLLRQSGTFRDNQHVDARVMDSNDIEKERGITILSKNCAVEYKGTHINIVDTPGHADFGGEVERVLSMVDSVLLLVDAQEGPMPQTRFVTRKALALGLKPIVVVNKIDRENADPQKAVNATFELFDKLGATDEQLDFPIIYASGFKGYAGLEDTVRDGNMEPLFDAILKHVPAREDDPNGPLQLQITSLEYSSYVGKIGVGRILRGKVKALQDVVWMNGPDDKPTKARINQVLTFRGLDRVLADEALAGDIVLINGIEEISIGSTICAPDSPEGLPMLKVDEPTLTMNFMVNNSPLAGREGKFVTTRQIKDRLDRELKANMALRVVQAEGDDSTYEVSGRGELHLTILIENMRREGYELAVSRPRVVFKMVDGVRQEPYENLTVDVEEANQGGVMEELGRRRGDLQNMEPDGKGRVRLEYRMPARGLIGFQGEFMTLTRGTGLMSHVFDEYAPVDTSKGELGGRRNGVLISQDDGAAVAYAIWKLQDRGRMFVSHNDPVYEGMIIGIHSRDNDLVVNPIKGKQLTNVRSSGTDEAVRLVPPIEMSLEYAVEFIDDDELVEVTPKSIRLRKRYLKEHERKKASRDA; encoded by the coding sequence ATGTCAAACACACCTCGCGCTATCCGCAACATTGCCATCATTGCCCACGTTGACCACGGCAAGACCACTCTGGTTGACCAATTGTTGCGTCAATCCGGCACTTTCCGTGACAACCAGCACGTCGATGCACGCGTGATGGATTCGAACGATATTGAAAAAGAACGCGGCATTACCATTCTGTCGAAGAACTGCGCAGTCGAATACAAGGGCACCCACATCAACATCGTTGATACCCCGGGCCACGCCGACTTCGGCGGCGAAGTCGAGCGCGTACTGTCGATGGTCGACAGCGTTCTGCTGCTGGTTGATGCGCAAGAAGGTCCGATGCCGCAAACGCGTTTCGTGACACGCAAGGCGCTGGCGCTGGGCCTCAAGCCTATCGTCGTGGTCAACAAGATCGACCGCGAGAACGCTGATCCGCAAAAGGCTGTGAACGCTACTTTCGAACTGTTCGACAAGTTGGGCGCAACGGACGAACAACTGGATTTCCCGATCATCTACGCATCGGGCTTCAAAGGCTATGCAGGTCTGGAAGACACCGTCCGCGACGGCAACATGGAACCGCTGTTCGACGCGATCCTGAAGCACGTTCCTGCGCGTGAAGATGATCCTAACGGCCCGCTGCAACTGCAGATCACATCGCTGGAATACTCTTCCTACGTCGGCAAGATCGGCGTTGGCCGTATCCTGCGCGGTAAAGTCAAAGCCTTGCAAGACGTGGTCTGGATGAACGGCCCGGACGACAAGCCAACCAAGGCCCGCATCAACCAGGTGCTGACTTTCCGTGGCCTCGACCGCGTGCTGGCAGATGAAGCGCTGGCTGGCGACATCGTGCTGATCAACGGTATCGAAGAAATCAGCATCGGTTCCACCATTTGCGCACCGGACTCGCCAGAAGGCTTGCCGATGCTGAAGGTCGACGAGCCGACCCTGACCATGAACTTCATGGTCAACAACTCGCCGCTGGCTGGCCGCGAAGGCAAGTTTGTCACCACCCGTCAGATCAAGGACCGCCTGGACCGCGAACTGAAAGCCAACATGGCGCTGCGCGTGGTGCAGGCTGAAGGCGATGATTCGACCTACGAAGTGTCGGGCCGCGGTGAATTGCACCTGACCATCCTGATCGAAAACATGCGTCGCGAAGGCTACGAGCTGGCCGTTTCGCGTCCACGCGTGGTGTTCAAGATGGTCGATGGCGTGCGTCAAGAGCCATACGAAAACCTGACTGTCGACGTGGAAGAAGCCAACCAGGGCGGCGTCATGGAAGAACTGGGCCGTCGCCGCGGCGACCTGCAAAACATGGAACCGGACGGCAAGGGCCGTGTCCGTCTCGAATACCGCATGCCAGCACGCGGCCTGATCGGCTTCCAGGGCGAATTCATGACCCTGACCCGCGGCACCGGCCTGATGAGCCATGTGTTCGACGAATACGCGCCGGTTGACACCTCCAAGGGTGAACTGGGCGGCCGTCGCAACGGCGTGCTGATCTCGCAGGACGACGGCGCAGCCGTTGCCTACGCTATCTGGAAACTGCAAGATCGCGGCCGTATGTTCGTCAGCCACAATGACCCGGTCTACGAAGGCATGATCATCGGTATCCACTCGCGCGACAACGACCTGGTGGTCAACCCGATCAAGGGCAAGCAGCTGACCAACGTCCGTTCGTCCGGTACCGACGAAGCGGTGCGCCTGGTGCCGCCAATCGAAATGTCGCTGGAATATGCAGTTGAATTCATCGACGACGACGAACTGGTCGAAGTAACGCCGAAGAGCATCCGCCTGCGTAAGCGCTACTTGAAGGAACATGAGCGTAAAAAGGCTTCGCGCGACGCGTAA
- the infB gene encoding translation initiation factor IF-2, which yields MASNNVAQFATELKMPADLLLTQLQSAGVQKNSTDDALSKEDKDRLLEHLRRSHGAVPDSEKKKITLTRKETTEIKQADATGKSRTIQVEVRKKRTFVKRDEPVAEVAAAPVAPAAPVVDEAEQARRVEEARRQAELIARQEAELLEKQERLAKLEAEKEAQAKAAQKAESDAKKAELEAKKAAAQAPAPVAASTDAPVKQEDPAAEEKKRLASEEAKQKVAQAAKEAAEKSAATERARKAVQDEVAQIKAMMNAPRRVIKAPEPVAPVAAPAKTAEGTLHKPADKKPGEKKDDKKVVVDKKSIKSANVSSTWQDDAAKKRGLGIKTRGNTGGGRDGWRGGPKGRRGSHNDDHESNFQAPTEAVIKDIYVPETITVAELAHKMSVKASEVIKHLMKLGQMVTINQVLDQETSMILVEEMGHTAHAAKLDDPEALLVDGEEHADAELLPRAPVVTVMGHVDHGKTSLLDYIRRAKVASGEAGGITQHIGAYHVETPRGMITFLDTPGHEAFTAMRARGAKATDIVILVVAADDGVMPQTKEAIAHAKAAGVPLVVAINKIDKPGGNLDRVKQELIAEQVVPEEYGGESPFVPVSAKTGEGIDNLLEQVLLQAEVLELKAAVAAPARGLVVEARLDKGRGPVATILVQSGTLKRGDVVLAGSAYGRVRAMLDENGKAISEAGPSIPVEIQGLTEVPVAGEEVMVMADERKAREIGQFRQGKYRDVKLAKQQAAKLENMFDQMAEGEVKNLPMIIKTDVQGSQEALVQSLQKLSTSEVRVQVVHAGVGGISESDVNLAVASKAVIIGFNARADAQARKLAEANGVDIRYYNIIYDAVDEIKAAMSGMLSPEKREQNLGLVEIRQVLLVSKVGAIAGCYVLEGLVKRGASVRLLRDNVVLWTGELDSLKRFKDDVKEVRSGFECGLTLKNFNDIKEGDHLEIFEVEEIARTL from the coding sequence ATGGCGAGTAACAATGTAGCCCAATTTGCCACCGAGCTGAAAATGCCAGCGGACTTACTGCTGACACAACTGCAATCGGCTGGCGTCCAGAAAAATTCGACTGACGACGCCTTGTCGAAAGAAGACAAGGATCGCCTGCTGGAACACCTGCGCCGTTCGCACGGTGCGGTGCCAGATAGCGAAAAGAAGAAAATCACGCTGACCCGCAAGGAAACCACCGAGATCAAGCAGGCTGACGCCACTGGCAAGTCGCGTACGATCCAGGTTGAAGTGCGCAAGAAGCGTACTTTCGTCAAGCGTGACGAGCCGGTTGCCGAAGTAGCGGCAGCACCGGTCGCGCCTGCCGCGCCCGTCGTCGACGAAGCGGAACAGGCACGCCGGGTGGAAGAAGCTCGCCGTCAGGCAGAATTGATCGCTCGCCAGGAAGCCGAATTGCTGGAAAAACAGGAACGCCTGGCTAAGCTGGAAGCTGAGAAGGAAGCGCAAGCCAAGGCTGCGCAAAAAGCCGAAAGCGACGCCAAGAAAGCTGAACTGGAAGCCAAGAAAGCCGCTGCGCAAGCACCGGCCCCGGTGGCTGCCAGCACCGATGCGCCGGTCAAGCAGGAAGATCCGGCAGCAGAAGAAAAGAAACGCCTGGCCAGCGAAGAAGCCAAGCAGAAGGTTGCGCAAGCCGCCAAGGAAGCTGCCGAGAAATCCGCTGCCACCGAACGCGCTCGCAAGGCCGTGCAAGATGAAGTGGCGCAGATCAAGGCCATGATGAATGCGCCGCGCCGCGTGATCAAGGCTCCTGAGCCGGTAGCGCCAGTCGCTGCCCCGGCCAAGACCGCTGAAGGCACGCTGCACAAGCCAGCCGACAAGAAGCCGGGCGAGAAGAAAGACGACAAGAAGGTCGTGGTCGACAAGAAGTCGATCAAGTCCGCTAACGTCTCTTCGACCTGGCAGGACGACGCCGCCAAGAAGCGCGGCCTCGGCATCAAGACCCGCGGCAATACCGGCGGCGGGCGCGATGGCTGGCGCGGTGGTCCTAAGGGCCGCCGTGGTTCGCATAACGACGATCACGAAAGCAATTTCCAGGCGCCGACAGAAGCGGTCATCAAGGACATCTATGTTCCTGAAACCATTACTGTCGCTGAACTGGCGCACAAGATGTCGGTCAAGGCTTCGGAAGTCATCAAGCATTTGATGAAACTGGGCCAGATGGTCACCATCAACCAGGTGCTGGACCAGGAAACTTCGATGATTCTGGTCGAAGAAATGGGCCACACCGCGCACGCTGCGAAACTGGACGATCCGGAAGCATTGCTGGTCGACGGCGAAGAACATGCCGACGCCGAATTGCTGCCGCGCGCACCGGTGGTCACCGTCATGGGTCACGTCGACCATGGCAAGACTTCGCTGCTGGATTACATCCGCCGCGCCAAGGTTGCCTCCGGCGAAGCCGGCGGCATTACCCAGCACATCGGTGCATATCACGTTGAAACTCCGCGTGGCATGATCACCTTCCTCGACACCCCGGGCCACGAAGCGTTTACCGCGATGCGTGCCCGCGGCGCCAAGGCGACCGATATCGTCATCCTGGTGGTGGCGGCCGACGACGGCGTGATGCCGCAAACCAAGGAAGCGATCGCCCACGCGAAAGCAGCCGGCGTACCGCTGGTGGTGGCGATCAACAAGATCGACAAACCGGGCGGCAACCTGGATCGCGTCAAGCAGGAACTGATCGCGGAACAAGTGGTGCCGGAAGAATACGGTGGCGAATCGCCATTCGTGCCGGTATCGGCCAAGACTGGCGAAGGCATCGACAACTTGCTGGAGCAAGTGCTGCTGCAAGCCGAAGTGCTGGAGCTGAAGGCCGCGGTTGCTGCCCCGGCCCGTGGCCTGGTGGTGGAAGCGCGTCTCGACAAGGGTCGCGGTCCGGTAGCAACCATCCTGGTGCAGTCCGGCACCTTGAAGCGCGGCGACGTCGTGCTGGCGGGTTCGGCTTATGGCCGTGTCCGTGCAATGCTGGATGAAAACGGCAAGGCGATTTCCGAAGCCGGTCCATCGATCCCGGTCGAAATCCAGGGCCTGACAGAAGTGCCGGTTGCCGGCGAAGAAGTCATGGTCATGGCAGACGAGCGCAAGGCGCGCGAAATCGGTCAGTTCCGTCAAGGTAAATACCGTGACGTCAAGCTGGCCAAGCAGCAAGCCGCGAAGCTGGAAAACATGTTCGACCAGATGGCCGAAGGCGAAGTCAAGAACCTGCCGATGATCATCAAGACCGACGTGCAAGGTTCGCAAGAAGCTCTGGTGCAATCGCTGCAGAAGCTGTCGACCAGCGAAGTCCGGGTACAAGTGGTGCACGCCGGCGTCGGCGGCATCAGCGAGTCGGACGTCAACCTGGCAGTCGCTTCCAAGGCCGTGATCATCGGCTTCAACGCCCGCGCCGATGCACAGGCTCGCAAGCTGGCGGAAGCCAACGGCGTCGACATCCGTTACTACAACATCATTTACGATGCGGTGGACGAGATCAAGGCAGCGATGTCCGGCATGTTGTCGCCGGAGAAGCGCGAACAGAACCTCGGCCTGGTGGAAATTCGCCAGGTGCTGCTGGTCAGCAAAGTCGGCGCGATTGCCGGTTGCTACGTGCTCGAAGGCCTGGTCAAGCGTGGCGCTTCGGTCCGTCTGCTGCGCGACAACGTGGTCTTGTGGACAGGCGAGCTGGATTCGCTGAAACGCTTCAAGGACGACGTCAAGGAAGTCCGTTCCGGCTTCGAATGCGGTCTGACCCTGAAGAACTTCAACGACATCAAAGAAGGCGATCACCTCGAAATCTTTGAAGTCGAAGAAATCGCGCGTACCCTGTAA
- the nusA gene encoding transcription termination factor NusA: MSREILLLVDALAHEKNVDRDVVFGALEHALGQATKKRYEGDVDIRVTIDRETGEFESFRRWHVVPDEAGLQLPDQEILLFEAKEQIDDVEVDDHIEEPIESVEFGRRFAQDTKQVVLQRIRDAEREQILADFLERGDSLVTGTIKRMERGDAIVESGKIEARLPRDQTIPKENLRIGDRVRAFILRIDRNARGPQVILSRTAPEFIMKLFELEVPEIEQGSLEIKSAARDPGVRAKIAVFTADKRIDPIGTCVGMRGSRVQAVTGELGGERVDIVLWSEDPAQFVIGALAPANVSSIMVDEEKHAMDVVVDEENLAIAIGRGGQNVRLAAELTGWQINIMTAEESADKSAVETAAIRTLFMEKLDVDQEVADILVEEGFASLEEIAYVPITEMLEIDSFDEDTVNELRNRARDALVTEAIASEEGLEGMEDALVNFEGMDRVTAGKLGLAGVKTLAAFAALAYDEFGAILALPAERARHLIEEEFKDVTDDEMKLIDAKYDDHAKALQAKAWNTAEAK, from the coding sequence ATGAGTCGCGAAATTTTATTGTTGGTCGATGCGCTCGCGCATGAAAAAAACGTCGATCGGGATGTTGTGTTCGGTGCGCTCGAACACGCGCTTGGACAGGCAACCAAAAAACGCTACGAGGGCGACGTCGATATCCGCGTCACGATCGATCGTGAAACCGGAGAGTTCGAATCCTTCCGCCGCTGGCACGTAGTGCCGGATGAAGCGGGTCTGCAATTGCCGGACCAGGAAATCCTGCTGTTCGAAGCCAAGGAACAGATTGACGACGTCGAAGTCGACGACCACATCGAAGAACCGATCGAATCGGTTGAGTTCGGCCGCCGCTTTGCGCAAGACACCAAGCAGGTCGTGCTGCAACGGATCCGCGACGCTGAACGCGAACAGATCCTGGCCGACTTCCTGGAACGCGGCGATTCGCTGGTCACCGGCACCATCAAACGGATGGAACGCGGCGACGCCATCGTTGAATCGGGCAAGATCGAAGCACGCTTGCCGCGCGACCAGACGATTCCTAAGGAAAACCTGCGTATCGGCGACCGCGTCCGCGCTTTCATCCTGCGTATCGACCGCAATGCCCGCGGCCCGCAAGTGATCCTGTCGCGCACCGCGCCGGAATTCATCATGAAACTGTTCGAACTGGAAGTTCCGGAAATCGAACAAGGCTCGCTGGAAATCAAGTCGGCGGCACGCGACCCTGGCGTACGCGCCAAGATCGCTGTGTTTACCGCGGACAAGCGCATCGATCCTATCGGCACCTGCGTCGGCATGCGTGGTTCACGCGTGCAGGCCGTGACTGGCGAACTGGGCGGCGAACGGGTCGACATCGTGTTGTGGTCGGAAGACCCGGCGCAATTCGTCATCGGCGCACTGGCTCCTGCTAATGTTTCTTCGATCATGGTTGACGAAGAAAAGCACGCCATGGATGTGGTCGTGGATGAAGAGAACCTGGCGATCGCCATCGGCCGCGGTGGCCAGAACGTGCGCCTGGCGGCAGAACTGACCGGCTGGCAGATCAACATCATGACAGCGGAAGAATCGGCCGACAAATCGGCCGTGGAAACCGCGGCGATCCGCACCCTGTTCATGGAAAAACTGGACGTCGACCAGGAAGTCGCCGACATCCTGGTGGAAGAAGGTTTCGCCAGCCTGGAAGAGATCGCCTACGTGCCGATCACCGAAATGCTGGAGATCGATTCGTTTGACGAAGACACTGTCAACGAACTGCGCAACCGGGCGCGCGATGCCCTGGTGACCGAAGCGATTGCCTCGGAAGAAGGACTGGAAGGCATGGAAGATGCGCTGGTTAACTTCGAAGGCATGGACCGGGTTACCGCCGGCAAGCTGGGCCTGGCGGGAGTCAAGACCTTGGCTGCCTTCGCCGCCCTGGCGTATGACGAGTTTGGCGCGATCCTGGCTTTGCCAGCCGAGCGTGCGCGTCATTTGATTGAAGAAGAGTTTAAAGATGTGACCGACGATGAGATGAAACTCATCGATGCCAAGTACGATGATCATGCCAAGGCCCTGCAAGCCAAGGCATGGAATACAGCGGAAGCCAAGTGA
- the rbfA gene encoding 30S ribosome-binding factor RbfA, whose translation MAKHSKSIPGRGLRVADQIQKDLSEIIVFELKDPRVGMITITEVQVTPDYAHAKVFFTMLNDDLEAIANTVKGLTQAAGFLRNQLGRRLSIHTLPALHFIHDNSTARGVEMSRLIDLANATRSKDDGQE comes from the coding sequence ATGGCTAAACATAGTAAATCCATCCCCGGCCGCGGCCTGCGCGTTGCAGACCAGATCCAGAAGGACCTGTCCGAGATCATCGTTTTCGAGCTGAAAGACCCGCGGGTCGGCATGATCACGATTACCGAAGTGCAGGTGACGCCGGATTACGCCCATGCCAAGGTGTTTTTCACGATGCTGAACGACGACCTGGAAGCGATTGCGAATACCGTCAAGGGCCTGACCCAGGCCGCCGGCTTCCTGCGCAACCAGCTGGGCCGCCGCCTGTCTATCCACACCCTACCGGCCTTGCATTTCATCCATGACAATTCGACCGCCCGCGGCGTCGAGATGTCGCGCCTGATCGACTTGGCGAACGCAACCCGTTCCAAGGATGACGGCCAGGAATAA
- the rimP gene encoding ribosome maturation factor RimP has protein sequence MQLLELIETTVVGMGYELVEFEKAARGLLRVYIDFTPENAEQGPITVEDCEKVTHQLLHVLTVENVVYERLEVSSPGLDRPLKKLADYVRFAGKEAIVKLRVAMPGAAHRKSFQGVLGEPDGENLKIEFETKDGSAVLDFTLADVDKAHLVPQVDFRSRKA, from the coding sequence TTGCAGTTGCTGGAGCTGATTGAAACAACCGTGGTTGGCATGGGCTACGAGCTGGTCGAATTCGAAAAGGCCGCGCGTGGCTTGTTGCGCGTATACATCGATTTCACGCCGGAAAACGCCGAGCAGGGCCCGATCACGGTAGAAGATTGCGAAAAAGTGACGCATCAGCTGCTGCACGTGCTGACGGTGGAAAACGTCGTGTACGAGCGGCTGGAAGTCTCGTCGCCGGGCCTCGACCGGCCGCTGAAGAAACTGGCTGACTATGTACGTTTTGCCGGCAAGGAAGCGATCGTGAAATTGCGTGTGGCGATGCCGGGCGCAGCACATCGGAAGTCATTTCAAGGTGTCCTCGGCGAACCCGACGGCGAGAACTTGAAAATCGAATTTGAAACAAAAGATGGGTCGGCGGTGTTGGATTTTACGCTCGCTGACGTAGATAAGGCACACCTGGTGCCGCAAGTGGATTTTAGGAGTCGCAAAGCATGA
- the truB gene encoding tRNA pseudouridine(55) synthase TruB, whose protein sequence is MASRPPKRIRVPLNGVLLLDKPVGFSSNDALIKAKGLLNAQKAGHTGTLDPFATGVLPLCFGEATKFAQDLLDADKTYETLIHLGVSTTTGDTEGEILERKDVDVSREQIDAVLAQFRGPIKQVPPMYSALKRDGKPLYEYARAGITLEREARDVSIHTLEFLAYEAPFLRLRVACSKGTYIRVLGEDIGAALGCGAHLQELRRIQVGHLTLDGCVTLEQLAATEPDQRSALLAPVDSLLLTFPEVLLSDALAKRFLQGQRLTLAKEGVALPVQAGRVRVYLQPADDVSVRQLLGTAQLHEYGVLAPERLIATAQLV, encoded by the coding sequence ATGGCATCACGCCCACCTAAAAGAATCCGTGTCCCCTTGAATGGCGTCCTGCTGCTGGACAAGCCTGTCGGCTTTTCCAGCAATGACGCGCTAATCAAGGCCAAAGGCTTGCTCAATGCGCAAAAAGCAGGCCACACTGGCACGCTCGATCCGTTTGCGACCGGCGTGCTGCCGCTGTGCTTTGGCGAAGCCACCAAGTTCGCCCAGGATCTGCTGGATGCCGACAAGACTTACGAAACCTTGATACATCTGGGAGTGAGTACTACCACCGGCGATACCGAGGGCGAGATCCTGGAACGCAAGGACGTCGACGTCAGCCGCGAGCAGATCGATGCCGTGCTGGCGCAGTTCCGCGGCCCCATCAAGCAGGTGCCGCCGATGTACTCGGCGCTCAAGCGCGACGGCAAGCCGCTCTACGAATACGCCCGTGCCGGCATCACGCTGGAACGCGAAGCGCGCGACGTAAGCATTCACACACTCGAATTCCTGGCCTACGAAGCGCCGTTCCTGCGTCTGCGCGTAGCCTGCAGCAAGGGCACCTACATCCGCGTGCTGGGCGAAGACATCGGCGCCGCGCTGGGTTGCGGCGCCCATCTGCAAGAGCTGCGCCGGATCCAGGTGGGCCACCTGACGCTGGACGGCTGCGTCACCCTGGAACAACTGGCGGCCACCGAGCCGGACCAGCGCAGCGCCTTGCTGGCGCCGGTCGACAGCCTGCTGCTGACGTTTCCGGAAGTGCTGCTGTCGGATGCACTGGCCAAGCGCTTCCTGCAAGGCCAGCGCCTGACGCTGGCGAAAGAAGGCGTGGCCCTGCCGGTGCAGGCTGGGCGGGTGCGGGTGTACCTGCAGCCGGCCGATGATGTATCTGTTAGGCAACTACTGGGCACCGCCCAGCTACACGAGTATGGCGTCCTGGCACCCGAACGCCTGATTGCCACAGCACAGCTCGTGTAA
- a CDS encoding FHA domain-containing protein, giving the protein MIQKTLRILSGFNQGAEISLELGVPFILGCQSDCSLVLVDEGIEAQHCQLLLTVAGLICTALNGSLTLQDKELTPSETVKVAYMQSVRCGSIDFVVGDKGADWTQLQTDSAVAALMANNKSGRSWRSGFSELVSMPRWKRNVVLGGGAIGFLAVMGIAYAAMLPSSAYMSQSYLTEARLWLKSIAPAGSELRIERTQSGELALSGYVGSNYQNELLTMAVHNSTYHPKIEVYSVEQMVSSLSRLANLENLPCIVNYRGAGRLGCNNEIDEQAQAVRLQVLARQVVGVKALEARVRPEQAGDVVTPEISPVPETPRVAPPASAGIGTIANFPRKLSILMSKRGRYVIDSSGLKFSEGDVVDGFALVAIEIDQVELERNGQRFLVRIGNN; this is encoded by the coding sequence ATGATACAAAAAACGCTCAGAATCCTTAGCGGATTTAATCAAGGAGCAGAGATCAGCCTGGAGCTTGGCGTGCCCTTCATTTTGGGTTGCCAGTCCGATTGTTCTCTGGTGCTGGTAGACGAGGGCATTGAAGCCCAGCATTGCCAGTTGCTACTGACGGTCGCGGGCCTGATCTGTACCGCGCTCAATGGTTCGCTCACGCTTCAGGACAAAGAGCTGACTCCAAGTGAAACGGTAAAAGTCGCCTATATGCAGTCGGTACGCTGCGGCAGCATAGATTTTGTTGTGGGCGATAAAGGCGCTGACTGGACCCAGTTGCAAACTGATAGTGCCGTTGCAGCGCTGATGGCAAATAACAAGTCAGGGCGCTCTTGGCGATCCGGTTTTTCTGAATTGGTATCAATGCCACGCTGGAAGCGCAATGTGGTTCTGGGAGGTGGAGCAATCGGCTTTTTAGCCGTGATGGGGATTGCCTATGCAGCAATGCTGCCTTCATCCGCATATATGTCGCAATCCTATCTCACCGAAGCTCGGCTCTGGTTGAAGTCGATTGCGCCGGCAGGCAGTGAGCTACGCATCGAGCGTACCCAAAGCGGTGAGCTCGCCTTGAGCGGATACGTGGGAAGCAATTATCAAAATGAATTGCTGACCATGGCAGTGCATAACTCAACCTATCATCCAAAAATCGAGGTGTATTCCGTCGAGCAGATGGTGTCTTCATTGTCGCGCCTGGCAAACCTTGAAAATTTGCCTTGCATTGTCAATTACCGGGGAGCAGGGCGCCTCGGTTGCAATAACGAAATAGACGAGCAAGCGCAGGCCGTGCGCTTGCAAGTGCTGGCGCGGCAGGTTGTGGGCGTGAAGGCGCTGGAGGCGCGTGTACGTCCGGAACAAGCGGGTGACGTTGTGACGCCTGAAATTTCTCCTGTACCAGAGACGCCGCGCGTGGCGCCTCCCGCATCTGCCGGGATTGGAACGATCGCTAATTTCCCTCGCAAGCTTTCTATTTTGATGAGCAAACGTGGCCGCTACGTCATTGACTCGAGTGGCTTGAAATTTTCGGAAGGCGACGTGGTCGACGGCTTTGCGCTGGTTGCGATCGAAATTGATCAGGTCGAGCTGGAACGTAATGGGCAACGGTTTCTGGTCCGGATCGGAAACAACTAG
- a CDS encoding LuxR family transcriptional regulator: MYLHLASQSGSPAPPDEGDLIEKDFESAFPEKALPARPVASIIGINSKRNAEEIDQTAHTALKSIGLDGFGYGRYSRLGDTIQIVDFFGHFVLPPWAKRYVEQRYYEVDPRVHFAFRHELPFVWDLSSLNNLGSVDRLAKRFRQFLAEAEHAGVRSGIAFGISNPNTVERAFVSFYSAKPTKEWIVDSVVGQTYAVGLKIHELLTHHVQQNLRTGLQIDLTEIQRQTLKLVINGVSRREIAHRLDTSPQNIDYHILQLRKKFGVRNHVQLAYVVGRLMLA; the protein is encoded by the coding sequence ATGTACTTACACCTTGCCAGCCAGTCAGGCAGCCCCGCGCCGCCCGACGAAGGAGATTTAATCGAAAAAGATTTTGAAAGTGCGTTCCCGGAAAAAGCACTCCCTGCTCGCCCTGTCGCCTCGATCATTGGGATCAATTCAAAACGGAACGCCGAAGAAATAGACCAAACTGCTCACACGGCATTGAAATCGATTGGCTTGGACGGATTCGGATACGGGCGATATTCTCGTTTGGGCGACACCATTCAAATCGTTGATTTCTTCGGTCATTTCGTCTTGCCTCCTTGGGCAAAGCGCTACGTCGAACAGCGTTATTACGAGGTCGACCCGCGCGTGCATTTCGCGTTCCGGCACGAATTGCCGTTCGTATGGGATTTATCGTCCCTGAATAATTTAGGGAGCGTAGATAGATTGGCAAAGCGGTTCAGGCAATTTCTGGCCGAAGCTGAGCATGCGGGCGTGCGAAGCGGGATTGCCTTCGGCATCTCCAATCCCAATACCGTGGAACGCGCCTTCGTCAGCTTCTATTCGGCTAAACCCACCAAGGAATGGATTGTCGACAGCGTTGTGGGCCAGACTTATGCTGTGGGACTAAAGATCCATGAGCTGCTGACTCACCACGTACAACAGAATTTGAGAACAGGGCTCCAGATCGACTTGACGGAGATCCAGCGCCAGACGCTGAAATTGGTCATCAATGGCGTGAGTCGACGCGAGATAGCCCATCGTCTCGATACGTCGCCGCAAAACATCGACTACCACATTCTCCAGCTTCGGAAGAAATTCGGTGTGCGAAATCATGTGCAACTCGCCTACGTGGTCGGCCGCCTGATGCTCGCATGA